AATAAATGCGGTTAAATCGCAAAAACCATCTGGATCACAGTGATTtaatcttgtttcttttttttgaatcCATCCAAACTTACTTTTTCTATTATCTGTGAGCCTCAACTGCTGGCCAATGGGATGATCATCATAAATCTCCTCCTTGACAAAGATGAGATCAGGCTCGCTCTCTATCAAGTCTATCGCCTGTAAACAAGACACGTGACAAAGGATCTGTCAGattgcataataataataataataatcaatcctttattagtcccacaatggggaaattacagtTCTCTGCATATAACCCCAGTGGGCTGCTAaaaagcgcccggggagcaacttggggttaggtgtctcggtATGATGACTgcagaggggttcgaaccaccaaccttgtggttgtgggagataaatggagaaaaacctaaataaaaaaaacaagttgattGACTGACCTGTGCCTCCATGCTCGTCATAGCAGCTGGCTCCACTGTCTCCTTCCTTTGAGAGGGGGGTTTGTCTTCTCTCCACAGATCCATGCACCAGTCCTTCCCAAACACTCCCTCGATGGCCGGAgcgagctgctgctgctctggaaGAAGAAGTAAATGTGAAATAGGGACTTCCTAAATATGGTCATCATCTAAAAATAAAGATGGGGTGAGGTGGCTGTTGTCTGGACTAAAGCTAATAGCCTGCTATGACACTGACACATATAACCAGTTGGGATAACCACAGATTTTGGACAGTCCTGACCTGCGGGGTGTCGGCGGCTCACACTGTTGACGTGAGCCGAATACGACGTCTGCACCTCCCTCGCCGCTCTCAGCTGGACCTCCAGCAAGTAGCACCTCTTCTTCAGCGCCTCGTTCTCCGTTTTGTGCAGCGATATCTCGGTGTGAAGGACGGAGGAGCACTCGTCGGCGAGGTTGCTTATTTCCACCAGAGCCGCCTTCGTCAGGTTATCCAGCACGGCGGCCAGCTGCGCCCGGAAACTTCGGTTCGTGGTGTCGCACATCATCTCGACGGGGGGAGgctggatgtttttttgggggggaaattgTGGCAAGATTATCAACGTAGCAGCGGTGTGCTCCTCGATGAAATACGTGATACGGCTGGAGACAGTTCGGTATTGCTGTGCCGCAAGGGATTGTGGGAAAACGGGATGCTCGCGTACCGACGTTTGGGAAGGGCACCTGAATGCAGCACGGAATGAAAAGTCGATTTTTGACCGTGTGAGACATTAAAAACGATTTATTTCTTCAATGGGAAATAAAGggatatgttttaattaatgttacGTCTATTGTgtatctttaataataaatgagaCCATCTGTTGACACGCCCCAATGCTGAAGTGTATTTACCAGTGACTGTTTAGGAATCTTtactgccctccagtggacACAAGGAGGAACTTCATAGTCTATGCAATTGGTGGGTAACACACAATAACAACTGTATCAgcattactattattaaaatCAACATGTAAAACTCATTGTTAGTGTCgttattatacattataacCATCCCCAGTTCTGaaattttttattaatagaGCTTATTAAATATCAGTTATGTCGTTTTGTGTTAACTGCCCTGCAGTGGTCACATTGTGGAACTGTAACACCCTTTACTTTCACCTCTTGATTGCAGTTTAATGGTTATTGATCAATACGTACACATCATCAcaattagcattattattattattattaacaatatagCAGACAAGTCGTATCTCCTGATGTTATGCACACAATTGTTGAtgcagaaaatatataatacaaggAATTCTGTTGAATACCACAAcaattttatcaaaataaatatatcttaagTAGTTATCAACCATATCATGTCACAAGAGCTTGATCTTAGTAATCAGGGATGTATGGAAACAAACCATTGTGTTTTTCAGGCTACAAGTTTCAAGTGATCAAATCAAGTAAGGCTAGTCTAAAGACCAATCCCAAGTTCTAAACAGTGAATCAAAGCTTGTTTCCTCTTTATCACACAATGCCTGTGGCTGAGATTTACTCATGCGTCCTAATAAAGTCAAAGATTTCTCCTTTGTGTCAGTGATCCCAGTGAGGAAGATTTCTGCTCTGACTCATGGGCGGCTCATCTGGAGTAGTGCCTTGCTCAATGAGATTTTTGTTATGTTGGTAGTTGATTGTCAACCCATTTTCTGCCCTCTAGATTACTGCAACTTGGGCTGTTTTCTACTTATTAGGTTTCAACAGCTATCAATGAAACACGTTTTATTGTTTAAGTGCAGTCATCAGGGTCAGTtcacagtgttgtgtttttatactgtaacctatgtattattattattattattattattattattattatagcagAATATCAAGGGGATTGGCTGGTACTTAGATACTGGTAAATAAAAGGTAAGCAGCATAAAATATATATCGACATAGATTTCATCCCATTTGAACATCAGAAGCAGGTGATACACACTCAAATCTGGAGCAAAGATAATTTTATTGTGCACAAAATACTTCAGCAGTAGAACAGCAGTAGAAGTTACATTTGACCAACTGTTTCAGGTTGTTCCGTTTATGAACGTCCCACTAAATGTCGGCACACTGGATTCACTACCATACATGTTAAAACTAGGGTCCATATGTACGGCGAGGTGTTTCTTCAGGTTGCAGTTCTTGGTAAAGCCCTTGCCACATTTGATGCAAACAAAAGGTTTTTCTCCGGTGTGTGTGCGCTGATGCATATCGAGAGTGCATTTCTGAATAAAGCCCTTTCCACAAATAGGACAGCGGTAGGGCTTCTCCCCGGTGTGTGTGCGCTGGTGTGTGTACAAATGTCCTTTTTGAGCGTATCTCTTCCCACACAGCGTGCAcctgaatggtttctctcccGTGTGACTCCTCTGGTGTATTTCCAGCTGGCTGAAGCATCTGAAGCTCTTGCCACACTGCAAGCAGCCGAACCTCTTAGCAGCTGAGTTCCTCAAGTTGTGAAGCTTCATATTCCTGAGCACGCTCAAGCTTTGGGAGGTAACGTTTTGAACCAGGCTTTTCCCGGCCGcttggtttgtgtgtgcaggtgcgAGCTGTGGATTCCACTGTGTTTCCCTCCTCCCTGGCCCAGCGAGAGACAACTGGCTGCTCGTGGTCAAAAAGTCACCAGTAAACAGAGGCTGCAGGTGCTCTGCGACGGGTTTGGGACACTGCATCACTTCTGAACTGTTCTGGGTGTCCGTAAATGCTTCCCTTCCTGTTGACAGCATATGAACATGTTagaattataaacattattgATCCTAATAACTAACCTGATGAAGGCCACAACAGTCTGAAAGTTAACTACAAGTGTTACTGGAGTTTCAAATCTTTAAGATCATTATCCCTACACCACATATCAAAGTACCTTGGCAATAGcagttcaacaaaaaaataaacacagaaagttATTGTTCTGAATTGTCTGAGTTGTATTCATTGCTGCGACACCAAACCTTAATTTGACACTCACTGTTTTCACTTGTTCTATGTGGTTCACAGTCACTGTTGTCCACCTCTGACGGCTCTTCTTTTACCACTATGAGTTCTGCCTGGTCTTTCAGTGGGTTTGGGAGCTAGTGGGAGAACAGTATACGAATAACACCTGTTACAAATGAAAGGACACAGCACTAATGTGGTGAAATAACGTGATCAGTGCAGGACTCACTTCAGCTATGGCATGCTCTTCACCTTGAAGATGATGCCATTTGCTCATCTCAGTGGAGATACTCGTGCTTTCCCATGGACTTTCACTGCAATGCGATAGACTCAGATTAAACACACCAGGCAGCGTGTCGCTTTCTATTTATGGtgctttcaaaaacacaaacacactgcctACCCTTTAATGGCAGGTCTTGTCCTGTCAGGGTCCAGTATCCCGTCCTCTGGTCCGTCCCTCACCACCGAGCTGGCTGCTGCCGCGTCCTGCTGTCTGCCCCTGTGCCATGTACAGCAATTTCTCCATCAGCTGCAGTTTTTCTGTGAGCGATGCATTCTCGTTCCTCCCTCGAGTTATCTCAATTTTCAGCATCTTCGACTCGATCTCGACCAGTTTGCTTATTTCCATTACAGCTGTTTTGGACAACGCGTCCATGATGGAGACGAGCTGCGTCTGGAAAGAGAAGACTGTCgacatgttttgttctttctttagGGAGCGAGATGCACACAGGCAAGTTGATGCAGTCAAGAGGGCTTATCTTCACTGTTAAATATAGTTACAGCGTAATGCAAGAGAAGGGCTGTGCGTGCATGCCCCCAAGATAGGCGAGTGTTTCTTCAAAACTCAAGTGGTTGAAAGGGATACAGTACCGCCACCTAGCGGCTGGGAGGACGCACAGCAGCCGTTTGAAAAACTTAAATATCTATCAATATTAATGACACAGCCTATTTATTGACTTATACAGCACACTTTGGTGTTGTGTTTAATCCCCTAAAATCTTTGGTTAATCGCGTGTTATAAACTGAATGTCTAGTTCGCTGTAGCTTCGTAGCCAAAGACCACACTGACCAGAATGCAGTGCGGCCTAAAAACtgaatctgattggctggttaGAATTCGACCACCAGGAAGTGGGTTAGTGCGCCGAATTACATTTGCCGACTGAAAATCCTCCTCATGACAATCCGCTGTTTGGATTCAGCACGAAGTAAggacacttctttttttttcggaAAGCTGTAGTTTAAGagtttaaatgttaaatctgTTTAAGAAACGAGCATCGATTCTCATGCATATTACCGATATCAGCCAATACACTGTCATGTAGACTCAGCTTTTAGCTTTTAGTTTATAGCTTTAGGATCTAGTCCTTGCACAGTCCCAGtctagttacattacattacattatgaaGCTAACATTAGTCAAAATATTACTAAAAGTAGGgccttaataaataaaacaagttcaTATGGATCATTGTGACAGACACATCATGATGACTTGCAAAACAGTGTTGTAATGGACTTCCTCGTATATTGCTCAAacctgtttttctgtcttttgcaCAACCCAGTAACTCCTTAAGTCAGACGGCTCGCTCATGGCTGGCAGAAGAGTGGTGGTCTTCCCCTCCTCAGGGGAGCTCGGCCCCGTGCTGGCCCAACTGGTGACCTCTCGGGCTGAGAAGGCCATCACCTCTCGTGGCAGGTTCACCCTGGGCCTCTCTGGAGGAAGCCTTGCGTCCATGCTCAGCAAAGAGCTGCTCGCTCTGCCAGAGCTGGACTGCAGCAAGTGGGTGGTTGGTTTCTGTGACGAGCGACTGGTTCCCTTCGATGACCCCGAGAGCACCTACGGGCTGTACAAGGTACCCGTTCAGGAGTGTCCTGGTGTCATGAATGTATGGTAATCTATTAAACTTCAAATATGACCCTATGCTTCTTTTCCAGAGTCAGTTCTTTTCCAAGGTCAACCTCCCTGACAGCGGGGTCTTAACCATCGATTCCTCTCTGCCAGTCAACGAGTGTGCAGAGGATTATACCCGTAAACTGAAGGAGGTGCAGACATCTTTACTGTTCTGTGATCAGCTCTGGCCCTAAAGTTGCCCATGTATCTTCTTtgagattttaatattttgcttCTTGTAAAACACTCAGGCCTTCCCAGGTGACAGCTTCCCAGTGTTTGACCTGTTACTGCTGGGCATGGGGCCCGATGGACACACCTGTTCCCTCTTCCCAGACCACCCTCTCCTTGAGGTGAGGGCCATACTTTAGTGAGTCTGACAGACATTATACGGGGAACATTTTTAATGCCTGCCTGTATATCTGTCAAAGTCATTTTTTGAGTGACCCCTTCTCTGATTCTCAGACTTGagaatattatgtttattaaaccAATCTGGGATCAAAGTTTCGTTTGGAATACATTTATAATAGGTGATAAATTAATGAACCGTGATGTACAGTGTAACTCTATTTTAGGAATGTCTTTCAATTTGACACTGGTTATTCAAATCCAAGGTTCTAGGCAATCTGCAAATGTTTCTGTAAATCATACCCCTTAGTTAtggaaatatattatttacacagtgaaacacattattttaattttatccAGTCAGCCTTGCTAAGTTAGGTCTGGAGGCATTTTGGGGTTTAATCTTTGATGTGGTGCCTGATTTTGCTAGTCTAGAAgaacaatgtgtgtttttttatactttcaaGACACTCCCATGACCATGTATAGATCAATGATAGGTTTTGGTTAGCACAACTTCAATCTTGTGGTCTGCAAGCTTATCTCATGTTACACATCTTTGCGACATTCTCCATCGTATTATATCGTGTCTTGCAGTCTCACTGTAGTATTTGATTGTGGTTCTCACTTTCGTACTTTTTTCGGCGACTATATACATTCCACATGATAGATGATTGGGTTTTTGGTACCCTATATTCAGGAAACCGAGAAGATTGTGGCCCCCATCAGCAACTCTCCCAAACCACCGCCACAGCGCGTAACTATGACCTTCCCAGTGGTGAACTCTGCACGCTGTGTGGCTTTTGTATCAACGGGAGGAAGCAAAGCACCAGTTTTGAAGGTAAAATTTAGAGTCTTTTACTGAATACATCACACATTCATAATCTTAAAACTCtcctgtttccatggcaataatatttaatttcagaAGAAGACATGTTTATACACAAAGCCCACAGAATAtgagatagagaaaaaaaaactatgcacTATATCACAGAAATTCACATAGGCTCTGCAGGTCCAATTACATCACTCAGATTCTCAGGGACTAGTAGAAAACCATGTCaggatttaaaatgaacaaaaaaatcaGCAGTTTTATGACCCACTGACCCAGTAGAAATATGGTCATACTACTGTGTTATGTAACAATGTTGTTATATCGTAACACAGTTACCATTTTCTTACAGGAAGTGCTGGAGGGCAGAGAGGGTCCGGCGTTTCCAGCGGCCCGTGTTGCCCCGACCAACGGCGAGCTGTTCTGGCTTGTTGATGACCCCGCAGCTGCCTCCCTAACGATCCAGGTAGAGAGGCTAGACTCAGGGGCCAAACTCTAGAGCTTTCCATCTGCCAAACGAGGGCAGGAAGTCAACAAAGGTGTGGAAAAACTGGTTGAAGAAACTGGAAAATAGTGCAGAACATTCCTACTTTTACATGAAAGTGTGATTGGTTTACGTAGGTAAGATCATGAGATATAGGATAGGGAgatgaacaagaaaaaaattgagGAAACAGGTGTAATTACCAGTATAAGATTTAACACTTATTGGATTCTGGTTACTGTGAAAGTGTCAGGTGAGGTTTAGCTTTATTCAAGTAAAGTCCCTCTtaactcaaaaatgtgttttgcttattGTTAGTTCAGTTGGATATCTGACCTTCACTGTTCAGaataatgtacagtatgtgcagagtttgacaTTAGAAGAGAGTCATGTTTGCAGCATACAAAAGTGTGATGAGGAAGGTTGAAATGTGCAGCAACATAAACTGAGAATATACTTTATAGTGAGGTGGGAGACATCTTGCTATCtccatcatatatatatatatatatatatatatatatatatattctgaaaacacaacacagtcgGCCAATTTGACAAAGCTGTTATATCAATATACTGTAAAAGTCTTTGTTCTGATTCTCAGCTCTGAGTTGCCTTCACATcgtttattaaaatatccaaTAAAGTCTCAGCTTTGACGCTGAAAATCAGCACTTATTTTGGAACCATctttaacacttttatttattagaaatgtagaaaaataaaatgttaattgaaCATTTGCCTTTTGTGGTCACTGTGCCGTCTTGCTCACAAGTCCATCCCCTTTAAGATCCCATCTCACCCCTTTAAAGCACAACTTTGCGGTGTTGTCACACAGATTTCGCTCGGCGGTGCTGACCGCGCGAAGTAGAGAGAGACCAACTTTTCCATTTCACTGTCTCATCACGAGCCACctacctatttttttttcattttgaattatttcattaatatatTGTGGCCATGCACGGGCTCGCCTGGCTCCCCGCCGCCCTGCTTGCCCTGCTGCTGTCCGGCTGCGCTCCTCCTGCTCGGGCATACTTTGCGGAGGAGCGCTGGAGCCCCGAGTCTCCGCTCCTCGCACCCCGGGTCTTCCTCGCTCTCATCTGCCGAAACTCGGAGCACTCTTTACCGTATTTCCTCGGTACCATTGAACGCCTCAACTATcccaaggaccgaatggctttATGGTAAGTTAATACAAGGACGTGTTTGTTTTGCCGCATGCTAGTAAGCAGCTAATAAGGTGAAATGAACGTCTATGTTGCTTgctaagatttaaaaaaaaatatatatatatatatatttcacgaAGGTTTCTTCTTTAAAGTGAAACGGTGCATTCCTGACTACTGTGCTGAGTCAAAATGGGGGGTGGACCTGCAGGGCATGACGGGGTACTAATGGTTACAATGTTGCGTTGCTGGTTCAAAAAAGTGTCAAATCTAAAACaagcaggaaaaaacaacaaggagGAGCCGACGCCGACTTCAGACCCACGCGTGAACATTTCTACCGTTATAACAGCTTCTAGGTTGCCAGTTTGGACAGAGGTGAGCACATCTGGCCCCTCTGCTCATCAGAGGGGCCATGCATTGATCTGTATACGTGGATGGGGAGGGGACTGATCTGGCCGCGAGGGGAGCTGTATGATTTCACAGAAATTCTTCACAAAGTGTCTTTTTGTTGTGCATGCACTTTCCATTAACACACGCGCATACCTTCAGGCtacttctgtgtttttcttcgCCTCCAGCACGCATCCCTTTCCTGATTTGCTAGTTGACTGATTGACTGCATGATCATCATGTCAGTGACCACATTCATCTCATAGGCCACGGATCTCCATCTTATTAGGTTCCAGCCCCTTCCTGCATTCTGTTCTAGCCCTCTTAAGGACAGTCTGTGTAATTCATGTTCATCCTTTTTGAAGGTtgtgttgagaaaataattaaatgggACAATTTGCCCACGTAGCTGTGTGCAGGGTGGGAAATGGCATCTTGAATATTCACTCTGTGTGCCGAGTGTTAATTATGGAGACTAAAAGATAGTTTCATAGCACTGTCATGCTCTGTTGTGGCCCCACTTGTAGCTTTTTCCTGTCGACCATTTTTCCAGGGCTAAAGCAGTTCCACCCAATCTGTTATTTGTGACAAACTTAACATTCATAGGTAGCTTTCTTGTGGGGAGTGCAAAGGGCTTCATAGATCATTAAACGTCTGTCTGCCACACTCAGGCAAAGTGAAAGGAGGTTGTTTCTCACATAATGACATGCTCCAACAGCCCACCCGTGCTTATACCCTCAGCTCAGAGCAGTTTGCATGACTGCCTGGAGGGCTCAGAGAGGTATGTTCTTCACGCCCCCTTATTTTGGGGCTTTATACAAGTGGAATAGTTGgattgctccctttttttttgtttggtcgTCATAAATACTCCACTGTAAATATGGTAAATAAggacagttttgttttgaaatgttctgTTTAAACTACATCTGTGAAATGCAAACAGCTGCGAGAGGCTGTAAACTTCTACTCATTTTGCAGCAGCTTGTAAGTATGCCAAAGCCTCAGGATCCGAATCAGCTAAAGTGTCATTTAAAATCTTTGGCGCCTGCAATTAGCCCTGCATTTCTGCTCTAAAAGAGCAACGACAGACTAGATGTAAGGGAAACATCGCTTGTAGATGTATGTTTAAAACATCAAAGGTACGTGCTtttcacaaatgtttattttaactaAACATGAGGAGGAAGAGTCGGTGTAATGCAAAGTTTGAGAATTTGTACGGATGGACGCCAGGAGTGAGGGATGGAAAGGTTTAACAAGGAGCTGCTGTGTTCTCACGTATCCATGTGAAATCCGTCAACAGAACCCCAGCTtagctgcataaaaaaaaatctgcattacAGCAAAGACTGTCGACCTAAAGAAAGGAAGGCAGTGGATGTCGTTTTccagctttgtttttctctctcctgatAGAGAGATTCAGGCGGAAGTGTTGACTCTAAGATTTACATGTGGCATGAATTCATTCCTCTCCAGAATTAGATCAAGCATGCAAGTTATCTAACTCTCATACAGTTGTCTTGCACATGGCCTCAGCCAGTTTGAATCATTTCCTTCTGTTTAAGCTATTGCAGACAAGAGTTTCACTTCTGTAATGCTGGTATTTAATATGCTATTATATCCCTTTTTCCTTAAAGGGTGATATTCTACCCTGAATTATGTCACCTACCGTGATGTTGGTATCATTAACACTCGTGTCAGTTCCCACAGCTGCAGACAATGAGCTTACACAAAGTGAACACTGGGCTTTTGTCATTTGACTCATGGTATTGTCTTTCAACTCTTGTCTCAGTTCGGATCCAGTCTGACACTTATTCCCCCGTTCAGCCAATATCACTGGTTTCACTTGTTGATAATGTTCAACCCCATCGATGTGAAATCATTCTAATCATTTACACGTGTTGTTTATTGACAGGGTAGCGACTGATCACAACAAGGACAACACCACAGCCATTCTGCGGGACTGGCTTGTCAAGATGCAGAGCCTTTACCATTATGTGGAGTGGAGGCCACAAGAGAAACCCGAGTTGGTTACTTACTAGAGTTTCTGGTGAAATTTTGTGTTTGCTTAAAGGGCTCACAAAGCTGATTAAAATCAGTCTGATTCGTATCCAACTGTCTTTTGTAGACGTTATCAGAATGAAGACGGTCCGAAGCAATGGACGGACCTCCGTTATGAGCACATTATGAAGCTGCGGCAAGTATCGCTGGAGTCAGCTCGTGAGATGTGGGCAGACTACTATATGGTAGGTCAGCTAAACTACTCTTTACTGGCACAAAAAGAAAGCACAATGACTGAAAGATTTTCCATTTTAAACACCGAGCCAATGCTTCTGCCCAGATCTTAATTGTTCTATTTGAGAAGTATGGGATAAGTATAGAGTCAAGTTAAATGAAGTAGCACATTGGTAATTTAAGCACCAGGAAGGGGGTtgacccccccccaaaaaaaatgaacacagttACATTTGTTGGCTTC
This genomic window from Anoplopoma fimbria isolate UVic2021 breed Golden Eagle Sablefish chromosome 11, Afim_UVic_2022, whole genome shotgun sequence contains:
- the LOC129098333 gene encoding zinc finger protein 813, which gives rise to MSKWHHLQGEEHAIAELPNPLKDQAELIVVKEEPSEVDNSDCEPHRTSENRREAFTDTQNSSEVMQCPKPVAEHLQPLFTGDFLTTSSQLSLAGPGRRETQWNPQLAPAHTNQAAGKSLVQNVTSQSLSVLRNMKLHNLRNSAAKRFGCLQCGKSFRCFSQLEIHQRSHTGEKPFRCTLCGKRYAQKGHLYTHQRTHTGEKPYRCPICGKGFIQKCTLDMHQRTHTGEKPFVCIKCGKGFTKNCNLKKHLAVHMDPSFNMYGSESSVPTFSGTFINGTFRCPSQTSVREHPVFPQSLAAQQYRTVSSRITYFIEEHTAATLIILPQFPPQKNIQPPPVEMMCDTTNRSFRAQLAAVLDNLTKAALVEISNLADECSSVLHTEISLHKTENEALKKRCYLLEVQLRAAREVQTSYSAHVNSVSRRHPAEQQQLAPAIEGVFGKDWCMDLWREDKPPSQRKETVEPAAMTSMEAQAIDLIESEPDLIFVKEEIYDDHPIGQQLRLTDNRKIVGIFDEDSMLHRSVDELQLHSGELNSFPMAADSQTQQRAHPSIMDKLIDDATMSTLVDNTNLPLATAGYSDYTNNIHVDANKDLSIQSKPNKRFECLFCGKIFNYLSSLKVHIRRHSGEKPFSCSVCGKRFAQKTYLKLHQRVHSGEKPYSCTDCGKSFSQKSSLNIHLRTHTGEKPYSCVDCGKCYAYKYGLNHHQCFN
- the pgls gene encoding 6-phosphogluconolactonase; this translates as MAGRRVVVFPSSGELGPVLAQLVTSRAEKAITSRGRFTLGLSGGSLASMLSKELLALPELDCSKWVVGFCDERLVPFDDPESTYGLYKSQFFSKVNLPDSGVLTIDSSLPVNECAEDYTRKLKEAFPGDSFPVFDLLLLGMGPDGHTCSLFPDHPLLEETEKIVAPISNSPKPPPQRVTMTFPVVNSARCVAFVSTGGSKAPVLKEVLEGREGPAFPAARVAPTNGELFWLVDDPAAASLTIQVERLDSGAKL